In Vitis riparia cultivar Riparia Gloire de Montpellier isolate 1030 chromosome 19, EGFV_Vit.rip_1.0, whole genome shotgun sequence, the following proteins share a genomic window:
- the LOC117909330 gene encoding transcription factor MYB26-like, with product MGHRCCSKQKVKRGLWSPEEDEKLIRYITAHGHGSWSSVPKLAGLQRCGKSCRLRWINYLRPELKRGSFSAQEEQIIIDVHRILGNRWAQIAKHLPGRTDNEVKNFWNSCIKKKLISQGLDPKTHNLISSHQRNTSNKVVCSLPQPHQQPFPVFTVNQQMTDDASMEVNRLPPFVTLPPLPPTQPSLQQTMAIPNSEYQNPNPVWTAKDQSSQYTISFPCGSSIGSTPIISSSSSSSVNPFGFGFLDENLIWNAHVEPLEGPRLEQVQTHQYQDQHDQQKNKINIGEMGNDHEQKCGQDIDVSFDSSSFDLEFVESTLLSGAICRDLTSMDDLAWNF from the exons ATGGGTCATCGCTGCTGCAGCAAACAGAAAGTTAAAAGAGGGTTGTGGTCtcctgaagaagatgaaaagCTTATCAGATACATCACTGCCCATGGCCATGGCAGTTGGAGTTCTGTTCCAAAACTTGCag GCTTGCAGAGATGTGGAAAGAGTTGCAGATTGAGATGGATTAACTACTTGAGACCAGAACTCAAGAGGGGTTCTTTTTCTGCACAAGAAGAACAGATCATCATTGATGTCCACAGAATTTTAGGCAACAG ATGGGCTCAGATAGCTAAGCATCTACCTGGGAGAACAGACAATGAGGTGAAGAATTTCTGGAACTCCTGCATTAAGAAGAAGCTGATTTCACAAGGTTTGGATCCAAAGACTCACAATCTGATCTCTTCTCATCAGAGAAACACCTCTAATAAGGTTGTCTGCAGTCTACCCCAACCCCATCAACAACCCTTCCCGGTTTTCACTGTAAACCAACAGATGACAGATGATGCTTCCATGGAGGTGAACCGTCTCCCTCCTTTCGTTACACTACCACCTCTTCCTCCTACCCAACCCTCATTGCAGCAAACCATGGCCATACCCAACTCTGAATATCAAAACCCCAATCCCGTTTGGACTGCTAAAGATCAGAGCTCTCAATATACAATCAGTTTCCCCTGTGGATCTTCCATTGGAAGCACACCCATtatttcttcatcatcttcttcttctgtaAACCCATTTGGCTTTGGTTTCTTAGACGAAAATTTGATCTGGAATGCTCATGTTGAACCTCTTGAAGGTCCAAGACTGGAACAAGTGCAAACACATCAATACCAAGATCAACATGACCAACAGAAGAACAAGATTAATATCGGTGAAATGGGAAATGATCATGAACAAAAGTGTGGTCAGGACATTGATGTCTCATTTGACAGCTCAAGTTTTGATCTTGAGTTCGTTGAGTCTACACTTCTGTCTGGCGCAATTTGTCGTGATCTAACCTCTATGGATGATCTTGCATGGAATTTTTGA
- the LOC117908728 gene encoding NAC domain-containing protein 86-like: MAPMSLPPGFRFHPTDEELVAYYLDRKINGGTIELEIIPEVDLYKCEPWDLPDKSFLPSKDMEWYFYSPRDRKYPNGSRTNRATRAGYWKATGKDRAVHSQKRPVGMKKTLVYYRGRAPHGLRTNWVMHEYRLIDSMCGSTSSLKDSYALCRIFKKTIHVSKNKEEEKANVGKESAWGLEEHLLVDDTSGIESSQGREAGDENFEQDCPKFPSDTSSSDITQGTPFETGVTDDLQAQFPSDEANSSANLYSLNVQYYSSDLIQDMEMPDCTILPRYQLPYPPLALEDFPQINITEAKTSKSESIDDYMMYDKYRDYTRGSTSLLEEIFF, from the exons ATGGCTCCCATGAGTCTTCCTCCTGGATTCAGATTCCACCCCACTGATGAGGAGCTTGTTGCTTACTACCTAGATCGAAAAATCAATGGTGGCACCATTGAGCTTGAAATAATCCCAGAGGTTGATCTCTACAAGTGTGAACCCTGGGATTTGccag ATAAATCATTTTTACCAAGCAAAGATATGGAGTGGTACTTCTACAGTCCCAGGGATCGAAAGTACCCTAATGGGTCGAGAACTAACCGGGCGACCCGAGCTGGGTACTGGAAAGCCACTGGGAAAGACCGGGCAGTGCACTCTCAGAAGCGGCCGGTTGGCATGAAGAAGACTCTGGTATACTATAGAGGTCGAGCTCCCCATGGCCTTAGGACTAACTGGGTGATGCACGAGTACCGCCTCATTGATTCAATGTGTGGGTCCACCTCTTCTCTCAAG GATTCGTATGCATTATGCCGCATTTTCAAGAAGACAATACATGTGAGCAAAAACAAGGAAGAAGAGAAAGCAAATGTGGGGAAGGAATCGGCTTGGGGCTTAGAGGAACATTTATTAGTGGATGACACAAGTGGAATTGAAAGTTCCCAGGGAAGAGAAGCTGGAGATGAGAATTTTGAGCAAGATTGCCCCAAATTTCCATCTGACACTTCTTCGTCGGATATCACTCAAGGAACACCCTTTGAAACTGGTGTAACAGATGATTTACAAGCTCAATTTCCCTCAGATGAAGCTAACAGTTCAGCTAATTTGTACTCTCTCAATGTGCAGTACTACTCTTCAGATCTAATTCAG GATATGGAAATGCCAGACTGCACAATCCTGCCGCGTTATCAGCTTCCTTACCCGCCCTTAGCACTAGAAGACTTCCCACAGATAAATATAACAGAGGCAAAGACATCGAAGTCTGAAAGTATTGATGACTACATGATGTATGACAAATACAGGGATTACACGAGAGGATCAACAAGCTTGTTGGAAGAGATCTTCTTCTGA